A genomic stretch from Vanrija pseudolonga chromosome 6, complete sequence includes:
- the SPBC1711.03 gene encoding ER membrane protein complex subunit 3 — MPGLKEQDLYLDPSIRDWVLVPITLIMVLVGLLRHYVTLLLNSAPKKQPKAAVREQRMLGRSQLLRASSPQSPLPPAQYRAFSAATATALTSGEYIKQKTAAEKEVSVGPFDPSQMDTMMDGMKKQAVMMVPNMLIMQYINVFFSGYILIKLPFPLTLGAKSLFARDLAMPDLSVRWVSALSWYFLNLFGLNGVFKLILGQDNAAVDTRDMTATGMLAGAGGAQPMAGPAGVPDMDRVFKSEAENLSLSDGLYSWVGHGIEDRVLKRFNRA, encoded by the exons ATGCCGGGATTGAAAGA ACAGGACCTCTACCTCGACCCGTCCATTAGG GACTGGGTCTTGGTCCCCATCACGCTGATCATG GTGCTGGTTGGCTTGTTGAGGCACTATGTTACGCTGCTGCTCAACTCGGCGCCGAAGAAGCAGCCCAAggcggccgtgcgcgagca GCGCATGCTCGGTCGCTCGCAGCTCCTGCGCGCATCGTCCCCCCAGTCGCCGCTCCCCCCGGCGCAGTACCgtgccttctcggccgccacgGCTACGGCGCTCACGTCGGGCGAGTACATCAAGCAGAAGACggccgccgagaaggaggtgtCGGTCGGCCCGTTCGACCCGTCCCAGATGGACACGATGATGGACGGCATGAAGAAGCAGGCCGTTATGAT GGTGCCCAACATGCTCATCATGCAGTACATCAATGTCTTCTTCTCGGGCTACATCCTCA TCAAGCTTCCCTTCCCGCTCACTTTGGGCGCCAAGTCGTTGTTCGCGCGCGACCTTGCCATGCCGGATCTCAGCGTGCGCTGGGTATC CGCGCTCTCGTGGTACTTCCTCAACCTGTTTGGCCTTAACGGCGTGTTCAAGCTCATCCTCGGGCAGGACAATG CCGCGGTCGACACCCGCGACATGACCGCGACCGGCatgctcgccggcgctggcggcgcgcagcccatGGCTGgccccgccggcgtgcccgacATGGACCGCGTGTTCAAGTCTGAGGCGGAGAACCTGTCCCTCAGCGACGGCCTGTACAGCTGGGTCGGACATGGCATCGAGGACCGCGTGTTGAAGCGCTTCAACCGGGCGTAG
- the atp-1 gene encoding ATP synthase subunit alpha, mitochondrial, protein MQSAFRNSIRAATRTRVAARTYATAKPAASEVSSILESRIAGTSVGGDVQETGRVLTIGDGIARVYGLRNVQAEEMVEFSSGIRGMALNLEADNVGVTIFGNDRLIKEGDTVKRTGEIVDVPVGPELLGRVVDALGNPIDGKGPINAKLRSKAQLKAPGILPRRSVHEPMQTGLKSVDSLVPIGRGQRELIIGDRQTGKSAVAIDTILNQKKWNDGADDKKKLYCVYVAVGQKRSTVAQLVKTLEENDAMKYTIIVAATASEAAPLQYLAPFSGCAMGEWFRDNGKHALIIYDDLSKQAVAYRQMSLLLRRPPGREAYPGDVFYLHSRLLERAAKMNEKYGGGSLTALPIIETQGGDVSAYIPTNVISITDGQIFLEAELFFKGIRPAINVGLSVSRVGSAAQTKLMKSVAGSLKLYLAQYREVAAFAQFGSDLDASTRYLLNRGARLTELLKQPQYSPMPTEIIAPLVYAGVNGLLDKVPTDKITAWEKEFTEELKSQHQALLEKLSGGVLTKEIEAEMKQVIEANVASFVGA, encoded by the exons ATGCAGTCCGCCTTCCGGAACTCGATCCGCGCGGCC ACCCGCACCCGCGTTGCGGCCCGCACCTACGCCACTGCCAAGCCTG CCGCTTCCGAGGTCTCGTCGATCCTCGAGTCGCGCATCGCTGGCACCTCGGTCGGCGGTGACGTCCAGGAGACTGGCCGTGTCCTCA CCATTGGTGACGGTATCGCCCGTGTCTACGGCCTCCGCAACgtccaggccgaggagatggTTGAGTTCTCGTCGGGTATCCGCGGCATGGCTCTTaacctcgaggccgacaacgTCGGTGTTACCATCTTCGGTAACGACCGTCTCATCAAGGAGGGTGACACTGTCAAGCGTACcggcgagattgtcgacgtTCCCGTCGGccccgagctcctcggccgtgtcgtTGACGCTCTCGGCAACCCCATTGACGGCAAGGGCCCCATCAACGCCAAGCTCCGCTCCAAGGCTCAGCTCAAGGCCCCCGGCATTCTCCCCCGTCGCTCGGTCCACGAGCCCATGCAGACTGGCCTCAAGTCGGTCGACTCGCTCGTCCCCATTGGCCGTGGCCAGCGTGAGCTTATCATTGGTGACCGTCAGACCGGCaagtcggccgtcgccatcgacacCATCCTCAACCAGAAGAAGTGGAacgacggtgccgacgacaagaagaagctcTACTGTGTCTACGTCGCCGTTGGCCAGAAGCGTTCGACTGTTGCCCAGCTCGTCAAGACCCTCGAGGAGAACGACGCCATGAAGTACACCATCattgtcgccgccaccgcctcggaGGCCGCCCCTCTCCAGTACCTCGCTCCCTTCTCGGGCTGCGCCATGGGCGAGTGGTTCCGTGACAACGGCAAGCACGCCCTCATCATCTACGATGACCTTTCCAAGCAGGCCGTTGCCTACCGTCAGATGTCGCTTCTTCTCCGTCGTCCCCCCGGTCGTGAGGCTTACCCCGGTGACGTCTTCTACCTCCACTCGCGTCTCCTTGAGCGTGCCGCCAAGATGAACGAGAAGTACGGCGGTGGTTCGCTCACTGCCCTCCCCATCATTGAGACCCAGGGTGGTGACGTCTCGGCCTACATTCCTACCAACGTCATTTCGATTACCGACGGCCAGATCTTCCTCGAGGCTGAGCTCTTCTTCAAGGGTATCCGCCCCGCTATCAACGTCGGTCTCTCGGTCTCGCGTGTCGGTTCGGCCGCCCAGACCAAGCTCATGAAGTCGGTTGCCGGTTCGCTCAAGCTCTACCTCGCCCAGTACCGTGAGGTCGCCGCCTTCGCCCAGTTCGGCTCGGACCTTGACGCCTCGACCCGCTACCTCCTTAACCGTGGTGCCCGTCTTACTGAGCTCCTCAAGCAGCCCCAGTACTCGCCCATGCCCACCGAGATCATTGCTCCCCTCGTCTACGCCGGTGTCAACGGTCTCCTTGACAAGGTCCCCACCGACAAGATCACTGCTTGGGAGAAGGAGTTcaccgaggagctcaagTCGCAGCACCAGGCTCTCCTCGAGAAGCTCTCGGGCGGTGTCCTCACCAAGGAGATCGAGGCTGAGATGAAGCAGGTCATCGAGGCCAACGTTGCCAGCTTCGTTGGCGCTTAA
- the klpA gene encoding Kinesin-like protein klpA — MSEGQENIPPPTRLPRLQTPTKVTGAVGKAGVGDHKRKFLSSPIAPPAKRVVSGPSAGVSDIKAPQRGASSFAPAPRAASTLPPRTTTARPETRASTRSSVTAPTKSSALAARRPPSASSSVSSSASSTTARSTKPAPAPTRRPMNAAGPSRLVAQRRPVGAGAATRPTKAQDHVSLESLNHMMEADMLAAVTQDERDTRKKLSEASEELASLRLVHARETADLQRQLEQKERANRNLEEEMQQGRDELIQEREIVRKLRAAEQDKHMTLSAQLSASQAHNSALQGEVERGALAVSAMQAELKVARDKVIQGEDEAAQRILDAQAECDRKVAAVEEELRNAETIRRKLHNQVQELKGNIRVFARVRPALPHEQNSPEGLAQIAYGDERLAQETGQSHLTVTTRSESATGKEREQVLTFQFDQVFQPKDGQKEVFAEIMMLAQSVLDGYNVCIFAYGQTGSGKSWTMEGGEGDNAGMIPRAIDMIFAVSSQLKDRGWKYQMEGTFLEVYNEVINDLLGSGQFDSKKHEIKIDKDNVMTVTDVVSLPLSNARQVSILLERARSRRAVAATLMNERSSRSHSVFSLKVKGSNPLTGEECSGILNLVDLAGSERLASSGAGANKDRLKETININKSLSALADVIGALGQGQQGGHVPYRNSTLTRLLQTSLSGSSKTLMFCNLSPLNAHLGETVCSLRFATKVNTTPAGNAKRTHGRASG; from the exons ATGTCAGAAGGGCAGGAGAACATT cccccgccgacgcggctgCCGAGACTGCAGACGCCAACAAAGGTCACCGGCGCGGTTGGCAAGGCCGGGGTGGGCGACCACAAGCGCAAGTTCCTGTCGTCGCCGATTGCCCCGCCCGCCAAACGTGTCGTTTCCGGCCCATCCGCTGGCGTGTCGGACATCAAGGCCCCCCAGCGCGGAGCCTCAAGCTTTGCACCAGCACCCAGGGCCGCCAGCACGTTACCGCCGCGCACAACCACCGCCAGACCCGAGACCCGCGCCTCCACCCGGTCGTCGGTCACTGCGCCTACAAAGAGCAGCGCGTTAGCTGCCCGCCGTCCTCCGAGTGCCAGCAGTTCTGTATCGTCATCAGCGTCGTCTACCACCGCTCGCTCTACCAAGCCCGCCCCAGCACCGACAAGGCGTCCAATGAATGCCGCTGGACCGAGCCGTCTCGTTGCCCAAAGGCGGCCTGTTGGGGCTGGTGCGGCCACCAGACCGACAAAG GCTCAGGACCATGTCTCTCTCGAGTCTCTCAACCACATGATGGAAGCAGA TATGCTCGCTGCCGTCACCCAAGACGAGCGCGACACGAGGAAGAAGCTGTCGGAGGCTTCCGAAGAGCTCGCCTCGCTACGACTCGTCCACGCTCGAGAGACTGCCGACCTTCAACGCCAGCTTGAGCAGAAGGAAAGGGCCAACCGCaacctcgaggaggagatgcaGCAGGGCCGTGACGAGCTCATCCAGGAGCGTGAGATTGTCCGGAAACTCCGC GCAGCAGAACAGGACAAGCACATGACTCTTTCAGCTCAGCTCTCTGCAAGCCAGGCGCACAACTCGGCCCTccagggcgaggtggagcgcGGTGCTCTGGCTGTTTCTGCCATGCAAGCTGAGCTAAAAGTCGCCCGCGACAAGGTCATTCAAggagaggacgaggcagCTCAACGCATCCTAGACGCACAGGCGGAATGTGACCGCAaagtggcggcggtggaggaggagcttcGCAACGCCGAGACGATCCGCCGCAAGCTTCACAACCAGGTGCAGGAACTCAAGGGCAACATTCGTGTCTTCGCGCGTGTACGCCCAGCCTTGC CGCACGAGCAGAACTCTCCTGAGGGCCTTGCGCAGATTGCGTACGGTGATGAACGTCTGGCGCAGGAGACTGGCCAGTCGCACCTCACCGTCACGACTCGTTCCGAGTCTGCTAcgggcaaggagcgcgagcaggtcTTGACCTTCCAGTTTGACCAGGTCTTCCAGCCCAAGGATGGGCAGAAGGAGGTGTTTGCGGAAATAATGATGCTTGCTCAGAGTGTTCTTGATGGTTACAAT GTTTGCATCTTCGCCTATGGCCAGACTGGCTCGGGCAAGTCGTGGACGATGGAAGGTGGCGAGGGGGATAACGCGGGCATGATTCCGCGCGCCATCGACATGATCTTTGCTGTCAGCAGCCAGCTCAAGGACCGCGGATGGAAGTACCAGATGGAGGGTACATTCCTCGAGGTCTACAACGAGGTT ATCAACGACCTCCTTGGCAGCGGCCAGTTTGACAGCAAGAAGCACGAGATCAAGATTGACAAGGACAATGTCATGACTGTGACGGATGTTGTCAGCT TGCCACTCAGCAACGCCAGACAGGTGTCCATCCTGCTTGAGCGTGCGCGGTCGAGACGAgctgtggcggcgacgcTTATGAATGAGCGTTCGTCGCGATCACACTCGGTGTTCAGTCTCAAGGTCAAGGGGTCCAACCCATTAACAGGGGAAGAGTGCTCGGGCATCCTGAATCTTG TCGATCTTGCTGGCAGTGAACGCCTTGCGTCGTCTGGCGCAGGTGCCAACAAGGACAGGTTAAAGGAGACGATCAACATCAACAAGTCGCTTTCTGCGCTTGCCGACGTTATTGGCGCTCTAGGGCAGGGACAGCAGGGTGGCCATGTGCCGTACCGCAACTCGACGCTCACAAGGCTGCTGCAGACGAGCCTGTCTG GCTCCAGCAAAACGCTCATGTTCTGCAACCTCTCGCCGCTGAACGCTCACCTGGGCGAAACTGTGTGCTCACTGCGCTTTGCCACAAAGGTGAACACGACGCCAGCTGGCAATGCCAAGCGTACTCATGGCCGCGCCTCGGGATAG